A single Suricata suricatta isolate VVHF042 chromosome 2, meerkat_22Aug2017_6uvM2_HiC, whole genome shotgun sequence DNA region contains:
- the LOC115304731 gene encoding olfactory receptor 6B1 — protein sequence MEVENQTQVTKFILVGFPGSWAMRVAVFLMFLIAYALTVAENMVIILLVQQNRPLHKPMYFFLANLSFLETWYISVTVPKLLFSFWSVSNSISFTHCMVQLYFFIALMCTECVLLAAMAYDRYVAICRPLHYPTIMSHRLCFHLALGSWAIGFGISLAKIYFISRLSFCGPNVINHFFCDISPVLNLSCTDMSVAELVDFILALVIFLIPLSITVLSYGCILVTVLRMPTGKQKAFSTCASHLVVVTIFYSATIFMYARPRAIHAFNMNKIISIFYAIVTPALNPFIYCLRNREVKEALKKLAYCQAIQLD from the coding sequence ATGGAAGTGGAGAACCAGACCCAGGTCACCAAGTTCATTCTGGTGGGATTCCCTGGGAGCTGGGCCATGCGGGTAGCCGTGTTCCTGATGTTCCTTATTGCCTATGCTCTCACAGTGGCTGAAAATATGGTCATCATCTTGTTGGTGCAACAGAACCGGCCACTGCACAAGCCTATGTACTTCTTCCTGGCCAACCTGTCTTTCTTGGAGACCTGGTACATCTCCGTGACTGTACCTAAGCTGCTGTTTAGTTTTTGGTCTGTGAGCAACAGTATCTCCTTCACTCACTGCATGGTACAACTCTACTTCTTCATTGCGCTCATGTGTACAGAATGTGTGCTCCTTGcagccatggcctatgaccgttATGTGGCCATCTGCCGTCCACTCCACTACCCCACGATTATGAGCCACAGGCTCTGCTTCCACTTGGCTCTGGGTTCTTGGGCCATTGGCTTTGGCATCTCCTTGGCTAAGATCTACTTTATCTCCCGCCTCAGCTTCTGTGGCCCCAATGTCATCAACCACTTCTTCTGTGACATCTCTCCAGTTCTTAACCTCTCCTGCACAGACATGTCTGTAGCCGAGCTGGTGGACTTTATCCTGGCACTGGTCATCTTTCTCATCCCCCTTTCTATCACCGTCCTGTCCTATGGGTGCATCCTGGTTACAGTTCTACGCATGCCCACCGGAAAGCAGAAAGCCTTCTCTACGTGTGCCTCCCACCTCGTGGTGGTAACCATCTTTTATTCAGCCACTATTTTCATGTATGCCAGGCCCCGGGCCATCCATGCCTTCaacatgaacaaaataatttCCATCTTCTATGCCATTGTCACCCCTGCTCTCAACCCTTTCATTTATTGCCTGAGGAATAGAGAGGTCAAAGAGGCTCTGAAGAAACTGGCCTATTGCCAAGCTATCCAATTGGACTAG